The Arabidopsis thaliana chromosome 5, partial sequence genomic interval TTTATAGTCTTAggtccatttttttttttttttggaatttacaTTTTCTAAAGAGGAAGTAGAACATTTTTGCTGAGATGGttgaaaagaatcaaatttcGTCAACCTCATCATACttgaagacatttttttttctttgatttgacaCTAATAAAACATATTGCTCAGATGAAGCCAAATTAGATGTCAGTTTTGTCTATAGTTTAAGTAGTCTGATCATCCCCACTAACCAAatctctttttggtttgtatgaAAAAGGTGTGTTAAAATTAGTTTCTGTTATTGGTGTAATTTAAAACACTCAAATTAGTTTATAAACCGAAAACACATACTTGAgcaaattttaattaacatGGCCCATGCTTTATTTTGTCTTATGTGTTGTGGGCACATAGATGCTTTAGCTTGAAGTTAATTATGATCAAATTTAAAGTAACAATAATGCCTTATCATTAACCTATAAAATTCCATAACATTTTCAAAGCTGTTAAGCAGATTAGATGATAGAATCAAtgaaagaaccaaacaaaaattattatatcaaaacTTGTAATCATTTTGTTCATGAAAAATTAGATGTTACACTTTTTGTGTGTAATAGATGAGTATTCATTCATTCCCATGGGATCCTAAATCAACAATACTAATCATCATTTTCTCATTTCAAAATCTTGTCCTTTCCTTTATCTATATTTCccatttgaaaataaaataaagttatgaTTGCATGTGGGATTAAAACGGGGGAAAATTGGAGGACAGCCCATATACTATTTACCccttttttatacatatatataaatcttttcTATAATCACAGTCGATTTTTATTcttgatatattttatgtCTATAAAcgttatatatattgaatggGTCTTAAACCAATTAATCTGAATAATCTGGTACAAGATGACAGTATGTTAGTGTTTTGCTTTGTCATAGCTGATTGTTGGATGACTGCTGAAATGTTGAATCCTCatttagaaagaaacaaaatcaatattgAATAGCCCACTTGAACCTTATTCTAGCAAAGGAAGTTTCCCAATGCTGGAAAAAGTGAATGTTGGAGATCTGTTACCTCCAATCCAAGTCTTTTTAATCATGAATGTATATATCCGGTTTGCTATATCAGTCAACTTTCCCGAAACAACCAGGGCCTTAAACCGGATTTTTGATTCTTCATTGGTGCATGATCTTGGAAATCATTTTAGATGGTAGATtgatagaaaaagaagacCATGCTGGAAAGAGTGAATGTTGAATATCTGTACTTCAAGTCTTTAACCATGTATACTCAGTTTGGTATATTAGTCAACCGGAAACAACCGGAAGCCATAAACCGGATTCTTGATTATCggattcaaaaacaaaactaaaaaggcTTGAGAAAGCAATTCAAAGTATTTTACCATCAGAACTAGTGGGCTTTGGAACTGCTAAGATTCAAGCTTATTGGCAAATTGGAATGGGCTTTAAATGTACAATGGGTTTGTTGATTTCCAATTGCATAAGTAGACGGCTGATTTAGAAAAACGTAAAAGTATGAGgtctaaaagaagaaataacgtaaaataagaaatagaaaaacgTAACTAAAGCACCGTTTCCTTCTTCCACAGCAAGAAAAGTTCAACCAAATGGGAATCAGAATCGGCGACGGTGACGGCGACAAATACGGCGGCACAGAGGAGCTAGAACTTTTCGGAAAATCTGATACTGTTACAGTAAACAGTATACCGCATATGTCTCCGTCAGTTTCTTCGTCATCCGCATCCGCGAAGATGAGTTATGGATTCAACGAGGAAGAGTTTGAATGGGTGGCTGTAGATAAAGAGATTGATCTTGTTACGGATAAAGCTCCGGAACTTGACGAAGTTGATGATGCTTTCTCTGCACTTCAATTGTGAGTTTTCCAAAGTCGGTTTTTAGTGAGAATTTGAGTAAGGTTTTTGTATTGAAAGAAGTTATCGTTATCGTTTAGGATGttcaatgatgatgatgacgaagaaTCAGGAGACCAACTTTCAGAGTCAGAGTTTGTGGATTGGATTGAGCCTTCGTTGCAGCTTTGCAATACTAGCCTTCTACAGCCTTTTATGCTGGACAGACTCTATGACGCCTTTCATGTGTTTCAGACCGACCCATCTGTTCAGGTTCTCTCTTTTCTCGCAGTCTTGAGATCCATGGtttgagaaacaaataacTGAGACTCTGAGACATACATTGGTGTCTAATGTTGCAGAGAATGGTTATGTCATTGACTTCAGACAAGGCTGTTTGGGATGCGGTGATGAACAATGAGGTTGTCCGGGAGCTTATAAGCAACGGTAAGAATATAAGATACAATGGGCTATGGTTCTAAACGATGATTATGTAAGAGTTTTACTTGTTGTATAATGCAGCTGAGAGGTCAGAAGAAGACTCTGGTTCAGCCGCAAATTTCTTAAGAAGGTTGTTTGAGAGAAGTGCCGTCAAAATCATGGACGCAATGGAGAGAGTCACAAAGTATGTCACTGACCTTTTCAACGTTGTTCCTGGAGATGAGACGGTTGTGTTAGCCTCAGGTGCTGCGCCTAAGATGGAGAAGCTTCAAATGACGGTTCTGCTCGCCATTGTTGTCCTGCTTATCGTGTTAGTTACACGAGTAACAAGGTGTAGATAGTATACTACACCCAGCCAAACTATGATCTCACATTTCAGGGTCTGCTGTACAATTGTAATTGCGACCTTTGGCTAAAATCGCAGCAGGAAAACTGTAATACTTGTGCTTACTCTTGTTTAATAAGAATATAGTGATTTgtcattttaaatattaagCCCAACTTCTCCAAAGCAAGAGTGTATTAAACACACTAAATCACATTCTGTTTTTTGAACCACACCGAATCAGTTTTGATCAAATACCCGTTTTCAGAGTTTTGTCACAAATTACTATTCATCAGCGTAAACTTTAGATAAACGAGTGATTAAACCACAACACCTTAAAGTTTATCTTGGAGAGAAATGAAAGTGAGGACTCTGTTTTATGTACAGTGCAGAGCCATCCAGCCATCCATGAGACCATACTTGTTTCCCGGATTCACGAGCACATACTTGTTTAAATCTGGTAAAacacaaaaagcaaaagtgTGTCCAAGTTTAAGATAAAAGCTTTACCAATTAATTGTGTATATGAAGATAATAGACAGTGAGAAGGGGATCTCACCTGATATTAGGTGCTTGAGCTACCGAGATCAAAGTCCATTGTGTAATCGTACTCAATTGTTGGAATAACTGATGCCATGAACTTCAAGAACAGGAAGAGGTACCTGGCAAAATAGCAACGGTGTAACCAGCAAGCCCAATGAACTATAAGCGTTATTTGCAATTAAAACACATACTTGTCGACTTCAGGTTCTACTCCACGCGACATTAATACATCAATGATTTTCTTCATAACAGCTCCATGCCGACATGGATGAACTGAAGCATGTTTACCAGGCAAGTGTGGATGATCTTCGATTGTGACCTGTGCATTTTTGAAAGACGATCACAAAAATACTCTACATTGGTCAGATTCAGAAGACATAAGTCAGGAAAACTTTGGTGGAATAACAAAAAGGGTAATTGATGCAGTTGAGATTGTCTTCCTTTTACCGTTTTACGAGCATGGTCTTGGCTAACATCCTCCATTACAAGTTCAGGTTGCAGCAGCATCCTTGACTACAAGATACATCGTAGCTTTTAAGTAGATAACAGGAAATATAAAcaagcaacaaaacaaaacccatgaattttaatgaaaaacaaaacgaaacaaGACATAAGTCAGGAAAGACGATCACAAAAATACTCTACATTGGTCAGATTCAGAAGACATAAGTCAGGAAAACTTTGGTGGTCAGATTCAGAAACTTTGGTCAGATTCAGACGATCACAAAAATACTCTACAAGATACATCGTAGCTTTTAAGTAGATAACAGGAAATATAAAcaagcaacaaaacaaaacccatgaattttaatgaaaaacaaaacgaaacaaGTATGAAAGAGATGCAAACCTCATCATAACCGGTCAGCCAAACACGAGGAGTTTGGTAATACTTATCATACCTGAACCAAAGTGAGAATTATAAGTTTGCTTACTACTGGACCAAATGTAAGAAAGCTATATCTAAAAGTCAAAACGCAGTACTACACTTTGAAGAAACCCGGGATGCTTACGTTATGCTGAGATCATATGTCCGAGTTCGGAGAATGTTATCGTCATCAGGTTCATGAGCCACAAGATAAGTTGACTGAAGAGTTGCCTGAGTCAAGCAtgtaaaaagtttaaaactacTGGTAGAACCAAAAATTGGGAAAATGGAAATATGCTTTAAAGGCAAAATACACACACAGCCAAATCATAACTGATGTGATAAACCCAAGATCATATCAATAACCCTTTACAAACTTTGCAATTTCCTAGAAACTTGCAAATTCATGTGCATAATTCAGAAGTATTTTTCAAAGAGAAATGACAAAAAGCTGAGTGCAACTGCAAAGACAAATGGGATAGTGAGAGagagtaaagaaaataaaactcacCGGATCATTTTCTACCACATTGTCAGCCTCATCGAACTCCTCCATGTCTGGAatatcatcatcctcctcACCTCCAAAATACGTAGGTATTGATTGGATAGTATTTTTCTCGTTTATATCCAAGGCATCCATGGATGGTAAGTTATCCTCTTCCTTGCCTTTATCTATGGCCAAAAATCAAGACACAAGTTGAATAAGAGATAAGTGAATTTCAGAGGCACAAATCTCTAAATACAAAATGTACCTTTCGGTTTCCCATGTGTAGCCAGCCAACcatcattatcttcatcatcaaccaaCACTTCACCTCCAGCAGCTTCATAATCCTCTGCCACAGAAGCAGCTCTCCGTAGACAAGGTACTGTCAACCCGTAAAAAGTCCACAACATAATGTGCAATCAGAACTACAAAGCCAACAGAAATAAGCTttaaagatttcaaatttacCATTTCTAGTAATCAAAAACTGTTTGTCCGAGGGCAAGTATGGCTTCCTTTTGCTTGCGTCACCAGATTCCCTAATCAAAAGTAAAAGCCATTGTGTCAAGCTTACCCATTCAAGCAAAGATATAGATATCGCCAATTAGCTTGAACTAGCAGTCATATACTAAAGCGTGAAAACTAATATGTTATAGACATATAGTATTGAGCAGCAAGATACCAAAGATCACACTTGTTGGTCTACTCAACTAATCGAATATCATAAAAGTTATTAAGATCAAACTTGTTGGTCCATTCAAGGAAGTTGTGACCTTAATGCCACCAGAAAAGTAACAATTTGATTGATCCCATCACAATCTCACATAATTTGTATAAAAGTCAATAACTTTCGCCAACAGAGAGAGACCCATTCACCCATAATCATCAAGGATCAATTTCACATATCATAGATcacaaaattcacaaacacaaaattgtACAATTGGCCATTGCTGTGTATTCAAACTccaataaaaactcaaaattcaaactaaCCAAGACCAGGTGGGACACTTGGAGACGAGATTATCTCCGGCAAGTACGAACTCGCTGACGCTGAGAACTCCCTTCTCCTTGAACGCCGAGATCGTACGAGGACCTGTGATCCTCTCAACTGTTCCTTTAAATGCTTCATGAAGCTTTTGCGAAAGCACCATCTTTTGAGCTAGGCGACGAATTAGGATCTAATCAGTGGTTTCTATATCGAGGAAGAATTTATCGTATCGAAGAATCAGAGATTTGAGATTGTGAGCCCTAATCCCTAGGGAGAAAATTATCTTATAGATTCCGTCAAATTTTAGGAAGATGATTTGGCtctttgtaatattttaagaaaaatctcCAATAGTACTCATACTTCTGTATATTTACGTTTTTACCCCATCTATTTTAGATGTTTCATTAACGGGTCCCGTTTCCTTGTATTCTCAAATTGTCATTCAGGTCCAAAAGGTACATTTAATATTCTTTCCATCACAAAGGAATCTCATTGCCCTTATTGAAAGATACTAACATCATTGTATATGTTTTCATGGCAAGAGCACAACGGAGCCAGAGGTGATCCTATTCTCAAGATCTGCGTGGGCGTCAGCGACTCGAGACAACGGGTACTTGTGATTCACACGAGCCTTTAAGATGCCGGAGGTAACATTAGCGAAAACCTCTCCTGCACATTCCAAGAGCTCATCTCGAGTTTCATTGTAATGCATCATGGAAGGTCTTGTCAAGAAGAGCGACTTTGGAGCAAGATCAGATAATGGAATCGGATCTGGAGATCCTGAGGATTGTCCAAAGCTCACCATGTATCCTCGGCT includes:
- a CDS encoding uncharacterized protein (Uncharacterised conserved protein (UCP012943); CONTAINS InterPro DOMAIN/s: Uncharacterised conserved protein UCP012943 (InterPro:IPR016606); BEST Arabidopsis thaliana protein match is: Uncharacterised conserved protein (UCP012943) (TAIR:AT4G25170.1); Has 1807 Blast hits to 1807 proteins in 277 species: Archae - 0; Bacteria - 0; Metazoa - 736; Fungi - 347; Plants - 385; Viruses - 0; Other Eukaryotes - 339 (source: NCBI BLink).), coding for MGIRIGDGDGDKYGGTEELELFGKSDTVTVNSIPHMSPSVSSSSASAKMSYGFNEEEFEWVAVDKEIDLVTDKAPELDEVDDAFSALQLMFNDDDDEESGDQLSESEFVDWIEPSLQLCNTSLLQPFMLDRLYDAFHVFQTDPSVQRMVMSLTSDKAVWDAVMNNEVVRELISNAERSEEDSGSAANFLRRLFERSAVKIMDAMERVTKYVTDLFNVVPGDETVVLASGAAPKMEKLQMTVLLAIVVLLIVLVTRVTRCR
- a CDS encoding uncharacterized protein (unknown protein; FUNCTIONS IN: molecular_function unknown; INVOLVED IN: biological_process unknown; LOCATED IN: cellular_component unknown; Has 0 Blast hits to 0 proteins in 0 species (source: NCBI BLink).) — translated: MILTALLSNNLLKKFAAEPESSSDLSAALYNNSRTTSLFITASQTALSEVNDITILCNIRHQCMSQSLSYLFLKPWISRLREKREPEQMGRSETHERRHRCRESIINFVKFRSFIRNKINLFIYSHPFKLFLVESITHLRGCG
- the ATG3 gene encoding autophagy 3 (APG3) (ATG3; CONTAINS InterPro DOMAIN/s: Autophagy-related protein 3 (InterPro:IPR007135), Autophagy-related protein 3, C-terminal (InterPro:IPR019461), Autophagy-related protein 3, N-terminal (InterPro:IPR007134); Has 30201 Blast hits to 17322 proteins in 780 species: Archae - 12; Bacteria - 1396; Metazoa - 17338; Fungi - 3422; Plants - 5037; Viruses - 0; Other Eukaryotes - 2996 (source: NCBI BLink).), with protein sequence MVLSQKLHEAFKGTVERITGPRTISAFKEKGVLSVSEFVLAGDNLVSKCPTWSWESGDASKRKPYLPSDKQFLITRNVPCLRRAASVAEDYEAAGGEVLVDDEDNDGWLATHGKPKDKGKEEDNLPSMDALDINEKNTIQSIPTYFGGEEDDDIPDMEEFDEADNVVENDPATLQSTYLVAHEPDDDNILRTRTYDLSITYDKYYQTPRVWLTGYDESRMLLQPELVMEDVSQDHARKTVTIEDHPHLPGKHASVHPCRHGAVMKKIIDVLMSRGVEPEVDKYLFLFLKFMASVIPTIEYDYTMDFDLGSSST
- the ATG3 gene encoding autophagy 3 (APG3), which encodes MVLSQKLHEAFKGTVERITGPRTISAFKEKGVLSVSEFVLAGDNLVSKCPTWSWESGDASKRKPYLPSDKQFLITRNVPCLRRAASVAEDYEAAGGEVLVDDEDNDGWLATHGKPKDKGKEEDNLPSMDALDINEKNTIQSIPTYFGGEEDDDIPDMEEFDEADNVVENDPATLQSTYLVAHEPDDDNILRTRTYDLSITYDKYYQTPRVWLTGYDESRMLLQPELVMEDVSQDHARKTVKGRQSQLHQLPFLLFHQSFPDLCLLNLTNVEYFCDRLSKMHRSQSKIIHTCLVNMLQFIHVGMELL